The genome window TGAGACAGATTTGTCCACTAATCTCCCTTGATACAATAATATTGACTTCAGGGTCAACTGTTGCACTGCCGCCATATTATGGCTGACAAACAGCACCGTCCGACCTTCCTGAGATGCCACATCGCCCATTTTACCCAGGCATTTTTTCTGGAAGGCGGCATCGCCCACGGCAAGCACCTCGTCCACCAGCAGGATTTCGGCGTCCAGGTGCGCGGCAACGGCAAAGGCGAGGCGCACGTACATGCCGCTGGAGTAGCGCTTGACGGGGGTATCAATGAACGGCTCGATTTCGGCAAAAGCCACGATTTCATCGAACTTGCGGTCAATCTCTTTGCGGCTCATGCCCAGAATGGCGCCATTGAGGTAGATGTTCTCCCGCCCGGTCAGTTCGGGGTGGAAGCCGGTGCCCACTTCCAGCAAACTGGCAATGCGCCCCTTGACCCTGACCACCCCTTCGGTGGGCGCGGTGATGCGCGAGAGAATCTTGAGCAGGGTGCTCTTGCCCGCGCCGTTGCGCCCGATCACCCCCAGCACCTCGCCCTGCTCCACGGTGAAGGAGACGTCCTTCAGCGCCCAGATGATTTCGCCGTCGCGGTTGCCGTGGTCTTCCTGTCCAATCTTGAGCAGGGGATTGGGCTTGCCGCGCACCTTTGCCCACCAGACTTTCAAATCATTGGCAAACGTGCCGGTGCCAATCTGCCCGAGGCGGTAGGCTTTGGAAAGATGCTCAACGGAGATGACAGAAGGCATATGCAAGAAACCTTATCAATGTTAGATATAAAACCAACTTTTTAACCGCGAAGGCGCAAAGAACGCAAAGATAGGATATTTTTACACCGTATCCATGAACGTCTGCTCGACGCGGTTGAAAATGACCGCTCCGAGGAATACCAGCACCACCATGAACACGAAGCTGTAGAGCAGTTGCCCGGCGTTCACCGTGCCTGCGCCCAGAAAAGCAAAGCGGAAAGCTTCGACAATGGGCGTCATCGGGTTGGCTTGCAGGAGCGGCTGGAAGCGCGCCGGAATGGACGAAACCGGGTAAATCACCGGCGTGGCGTACATCAGCAGTTGCACTCCAAACTGCACCAGAAAGCGCAAATCGCGGTACTTGGTGGTCAGCGAGGAAATGATGATGCCAAACCCCAACCCCAGCCCTGCCATCATCAACAACAGCAGGGGCGAGAGCGCCACCCAGGCGAGATTCATGCGAATAGGCGTGCCGCGCAGGGCAAAGAAGCCCACAAAGCCCAAAAACAGCACAAACTGCATCAGGAAGGTGATGAGATTGGAAATGAGGATGGACACCGGCACCGCCATCCGCGGGAAGTACACCTTGCCGAACAGATGCGCATTCTGCACAAAGGTATTCGAGGTCTTGTTCAGGCACTCGGCAAAGTAGGACCAGATGACCGTGCCGGACATGTAAAAGAGGAACTCCGGCAGTCCATCGGTGGGCAAACTGGCAATCCTGCCGAAGATCACGGTAAAGGTGATGGTGGTCAGCAGAGGCTGGATGAGATACCACAAGGGACCCAGGATGGTCTGCTTGTAAGCCGCCACAAAATCCCGGCGCACAAACAGCAGGATGAGGTCGCGGTAGCGCCACAATTCGCCCAGGCGCAAATCCAGCAGGTTGCGCTGAGGCTGAATGATGAGATCCCAGTCTTCGGTTTGGGGTTGGAGAGAAGTGGTTTTGTTCATATCCAAAAAAATCGGCTTACAGGCGCGCTCCGCCCTTTCGACAGGAAACGCGCTCCAGCCGAAGGAAGTCCTTTCTGTGATGCGCCGGACTGCCTTCCAGCCTTGCCGGGCGAAGGACAATCCGCGCGTTGAGGTACGAATAAAAGGTCACACCCTTCAGGATAGAACTACCGATAACCCTGCCCATCCGCCGCCCCTGTTTACGGCAGAGGGAAAATCCAGAAAAGCCTCTCCGTTCAGAGGCTTAACCTGCATTCCAGGATATCCAACCAGTGAAATGGGAACGCCATACCCTCAGCCCTGCGAATCAAGTGGATGATGTGCAATGTCAATCATTGGCGAAACCTGCCCCCAAGAAACCCCCTTGGATGTTGTAATGGGCTCATGAAAACGCCTAATTTCATTCTAGTACAAGCCCAATCAAAGGGCAAGTTACAAAAGGATTAAAATTTTCCCGCGCAAAGATGAACGGGCAGGGTAAAATTAAACCCACATGGACATGCCTTCCCTCTTTCCCACCCCCGCGCTGAGCGTCAGCGAACTGACCCGCCTCATCCGCTCTCTGCTGGAAAGCGAACCCGCGCTGAGCGAGATCTGGGTGGCGGGCGAAATCTCCAACTTCACCCGCGCCGCCTCCGGGCATGTGTACTTCACCCTCAAAGACAGCGGCGCGGCGCTCAAATGCGTCATCTGGCGCAATGCTGCGCGCACTCTGCGCGTTCCCCTGCAGGACGGCATTGCCATCGAAGCCTTTGGCTCGATTGGCGTGTACGAGCAGGGCGGGAACTATCAGTTCTACGTCACCGCAGTCAGACCGGCGGGTGAAGGCTACCTGTACCAGCAATTCCTGCGCCTCAAAGCCCAACTGGAAGCCGAAGGGCTGTTTGCCGAAGAACGCAAGCGCCCCATCCCAACCTTCCCGCGGCGCATCGGCGTGGTCACCTCGCCCACCGGTGCGGCGCTCCAAGACATCCTCAACACCCTGCGGCGGCGCTATCCGCTGGTGGAAGTCATCCTGGCGCCCTCGGCGGTGCAGGGCGAAGAAGCCCCCCTGGAACTGGTGCAAGCCCTGAACGCCCTCAACCGCATCCCCGACCTGGATGTAATTCTGCTGGCGCGCGGCGGCGGTTCAATCGAAGATTTGTGGGCGTTCAACGATGAAGGCGTGGTGCGCACCGTCGCCGCCTCACGCGTGCCGGTTATCACCGGCGTGGGACACGAAACCGACTTCACCCTGGTGGATTTTGCCGCCGACTTGCGTGCCCCCACCCCCACCGGGGCCGCCACCCTTGCCACCCCCGACCGCGCCGAACTGCTGATTCAAGTGGAGCGCACCCTGCAACGCCTGAACCGACTCATCTCTCAGCGGGTGAATCTGGAAAGCGCCCGCCTGAATCAACTGGAGAGCCGGCTTCAGCGCGCCTCACCCGTGCGGCGCATTGAGGATAACCGTCAGCGGCTGGATAACGCCATTCTGCGCCTGCAAAACACCGCCGCGCGACTCATCGCTCAGCGGCAGGCGCACCTGCAAGCCCTGAATGCGCATCTCAGCGCGCTCAATCCGCTGGCGGTGCTGGAACGTGGCTTTGCGCTGATCGAACATCCCGAGGGGGGCATCCTCACCCGCGCGGCGCAGGCACAAGCCGGAGAAACCGTGCGCATCCGCTTGGCAGACGGCGCACTGACAGCAAAAGTGGAACATGTCTTGCTCAAGCCTGAAAAGGGAGTGGAATGATGGATTCTTTAAGTGAAATTGCGAACCTGTCGTATGAAGATGCCGTGCGCGAACTGGAAGCCATCCTCGAAAAACTGGAAACCGCTCAACCCTCACTGGAAGAGACACTGAGACTGTACGAACGCGGGCAGGCGCTGGCAAAACACTGCGCCGCCCTGCTGGAACAGGCAGAACTGCGCATTCAAACGCTCAACGGGAACGATTTGTCCGAATCGGGATAAGGAAATGTTTCAGGACTTGCTCTCCAATCACGTCTTATGGATCAGTCTGATTGCCTGGGGGCTGGCGCAGTTTCTCAAGCCGTTTCTGGAGTATCTGGAAACGCGCCGCTGGGTGTGGGGATTGTGGTTCTCCAGCGGCGGCATGCCCAGTTCCCACTCTGCACTCATCGTCAGCGCCATGGTTGCTATCGGCTTGTTCGAGGGCTTCAACACTCCGCTGTTCGCTCTGGCGGTTGCCATGGCGATGATTGTGGTTTATGACGCCGCAGGCGTGCGCCGCGAAGCCGGCAAACACGCCGAGCGCATCAACCTGCTCATCGAAGAGTTTCTCGCCGGGCATCCCATCAGCGAGCAGGAATTAAAAGAGGTCATCGGTCACACCCCGGGCGAGGTGATTGCCGGAGTGGTTCTGGGTATCCTCTGCGCCCTCATCGGCTTTGGTATCTGGGGCTAGGGCAGGGTGTAATTTTTAAAAATGGGAAACAGGATCAGCCGGTAAGGCATATACTGTGGGCACACTGCCGGGGTCAGGCGCAGTTCAAAGCGCGTCACCCTGCCGGTATCCGCAATTGCCGAGTCCACCACCCACAAACGCCATGTTCCTCTGGCAGATATCCCATCCAGGGTACTCAACGGCTCTTCGGGCTTGAAGGAACCGCTGAACGGCGGGCTTCCTTGTGAAATGGGCAAAGAGGCTTCATCATCAAATACAGTGCTGGTGAAATTATCCCCGTACTCACCCCGACGGTTTGCCAGTAAAACTTGCCTGCCGTCGGGGACAAACAGGCGGAGCGTCAAATCTCCGGTATAGGAATGTTGAATGTTGACCAGCACATCCACATCGTAGATGCGGAAGTCCTCGGGAACTTCCAGCGGCACTTCCACCCCCGACGGATTGTTATCGGGAATATCTATCACGGCGGAGTTGAGATAAGTGCTCAGCGTGCCAGGCTGAGCCGCGGCAGGCAAACGAATTGTCCCGTGGAGCGCTTCGACCTGCCCCATGAACACCTGCAAAACCAGTTGCGGAACGAGAAAGCAATCGTTTTGCAGTCCCACCTGAACACGGAAAGCCGTCAGGTTCTCGCGCGTCTCTCCCGCCGGGATGGAAGGATAATCAGACTGAGACTGCAGGACGTCCACCACCCCCGCCGCGCCCTGAAGCGCCGCCTTTACTCCATCTGCCGATACCGCGCCGATATTGCGCAGAGAGACCCAAACCTCTCCCGTCTCGCCGGGCTGAAGAATCCCATCCGCATTGCCCATCACTTCCTGCACCCGCAGTGAGTTCATCACCAGCAGTGCCTGCGGCGCAGTCACCTCGGCGTTGCTAATCACCAGCGCAAAATCCTGATCGGTAGCATCGGCATTGCCCGGCACGCCGTCCCCCGCCAGGTTGTGCGCCAGCACCCGCACCAGGAATACCCCATTCCCCGCCCGCTCCAGCACCACCCGCTCCACATTGTTCAGGTCATCCGCCGTACCACCCGGCACCGAGAATTCCCCCTGAAAGCGATTGCCCACATACTGCGCGCCCTGAGCAACCACCTGTAAGTCCAGGTCATTGACCAGCGCCTTGCCTGCCGCCGGGTTGCCCGGTGCATCCGTCCACACCAGTGTCACCGCCAGCGGCAGATCCGGGTTGAGCGGGCGCAGGTAAAATTCCACCTGCTGACCGGTTTCCGTCAACAGGATATCCTGATCGCGGAGCACCCATCCGGGCATGTTGACAATATTTTCCAGGGCAGGCATGCCCCATCCCTGCCCCGGCGAAGGCAAATCTGTTCCAGCATCCTGCCCGGTCAGGTAGCGGGAAGAGTGGATGATCAACCCCTTCAGCATTGCCGGACTGGGCGATTGTCCCGGCGCCAGCACGCGCCCGTAATACTCATAGAGCAACTGGGCGATGCCTGCCACCGCCGGCGTTGAATGGCTGGTACCTGAGGACCAGGTGTACAGAGACTGCCCGGCAGGGTAATACGCCGGACCGCACACCGAACTGCCATTGTAAGCCGGGTCGCGCGAAGCCGGACCCTGCACATGCGTCCCCGGCGCCACCACGTCGGGCTTGGCGCGACCATCCTCGGTTGGACCGCGGGACGAGAAAGAAGCCAGATCATCCGCACTGTCGCCATTGCTTTCCCAACAGCCATCGAACACCCCTGAATCACGCGGGTTTTCGGTGGCGCCCACCGCCAGCACATTCTTTGCCGTGGCAGGCTCATTGATGGTGGTATCATAAGGCCCACTGTTCCCTGCGGCAAACACATGCATCATTTGCTGATTGCCCGGCGTAGAAGGCAGAACATCCCGGGTCAGCGCATCGTAGATTTGCGAATCGACGGTGTATTTTCCTTCTCCAGATCCACCCCAGGAATTGCTGGTCAGCCGCGCCCCCGCCTGATAGGCCGGCTGGAGAACCCCCGCATACGATGAAGAACATTTTGTCCAGGAAAACGAACCGGTATTGGTGAAGAGTTTGGTCGCCGCCACCCGCCCAAATGGTGAGATGCCCAGCCCCAGTTGATACCCGCCGGCTTCGTAACTTTCTGTCTGAGCATCGTATCCCACGACAATCCCCGCGTTGAGCGTGCCATGCCCGCCTACATTGTTTCCCGAAGGATCACTCGTGCAGTTGCGAATATAGACCACCCGATCGGGATTGGCGGTTGAACCCCATTGATAAAAGTTCGGGTGCAGAGAAGTATTAGGATCCCCGGCATCCAGCCCATCGTCCATCACATCCACCAGCGGATACGCCGCCGGGTCGGTGGGGAAACCATGAGCGATCAACCAATCCATGTATCCAGGGGATTCGGCAACTGTTTTTCCCGAAAAAACAGCGATATTACCCGCCAGCACCTGTCCCTGAATCTCATCCAGCAGTTCAAATTGAGGCAACGGCTCTACATTGACCACGGCGGGAAGCACAGCAATGTCCTTCAGGCGCTCAACAGGCATACGCAGGCGCAGGTTGACCAGATTCAACAGCGGCTCGCGCTCGCCGTAACGGGCAGATGCCCATCCTTCCAACTGCGCCAGCATAGCGTCCAGATTGTCCGCCCCAGCAAACACCTGCACGGTCACATCCACATCCCCCTGCGGAGCCGGTTTGGCATCCGGGCGCAGTGCCGGCGCCAGACGATAATACGGGTGATAAGCCCCCTGCCAGTACAACGCCTTTGCTACAGCAGTCGGCAATGTCGAAAGCCGTTGAGCAGGCGCGCGCCCGTACACCAGCAGGGCATGGTCGGGAACATACGCCACGGAAGTCAACCCTGACTGTTTCAGCGCCTCCAGCCATTCATCCTTCAACGGCGCGGCAAACTGCACCAGCCATAACTGCGCCCCCTCATCCCCACTCAGAGATTGCCGCCATCCTTGCGGCAGACTGGGTTCTACACTCTGAGAAGAGGTATCAAGAGTCACTCCGCGCAAATACACCCTGGGAGAGAGCATTTGAGCCGATGCAGGGAGTTTTGTCTGTCCAATCGGCAACCGCCAGACCGAAAATGTCCCGTAATCGGCAATTTTCTGAGCGTTTTGTCCTTCAAGCCAATGGGGATGTACTCCAAAAGAAATTTCCACCAGAGTCGGCAGTTCCTCAGGCTCTCCCTGTGCCCCAGCGCTCCCCACGAGATTTGTCCACCCCCAAAAGAGGACGCATAACAATATCAGTGCCAACCTGAGAAACCTTTTCATTCTGTAAACTCTTTCCATGGAACCGAGCAGTGGATAAAAATAATTATACCTGCTGGAGAAGTGAAAGGGAACACTCTTTTTTATAATGACTTTCCAATAATAATAAATTTCTAAAGATTGACAAAATCGCTCATCGGGAGTATAATATCATCACACAAAATTAAGCAAAATGGCTTAAGTGTGTAAAAAAGATATACTTTCCAAATCTATCGTAACTTTTTCGGGTAATAATCATCAGAATACATAGAATTTTTTAAGAAGAAAGTGAGGTAATGAACCATGTCTGAACAAATGCAAACCCCTGCTTTTCCCCGTTTGAACGAACCCGCCCCCGAATTTGAAGCCGTGACCACTCACGGTGTCCTGCGCCTGTCCGATTTCCGCGACCGCTGGTTGATTCTCTTCTCCCACCCTGCCGATTTCACACCGGTTTGTACCACCGAGTTCATCGCCTTTGCCGAAATCTACCCCGAACTGCAAAAGCGCGGTGTGGATTTGCTCGGCTTGAGCATCGACAGCGTGTACTCGCACATCGCCTGGGTGCGCAACATCGAAGAGAAAACCGGCGTCAAAATCCCCTTCCCGGTGATCGCCGACCTGAACAAAGAAGTTGCTACCCTCTACGGCATGATTCAACCCGGCGCCAGCAAGACCGAAACCGTGCGGGCTGTCTTCATCATTGACCCCAAAGGCATTCTGCGTGCCATGATTTACTACCCGCTGACCACCGGGCGCAACATGCAGGAAATCCTGCGCCTGATTGACGCCCTGCAAACCAGCGACCAATACGGCGTTGCCACCCCCGCCAACTGGAAACCCGGCGACAAGGTCATCGTCCCGGCGCCCAAGACCGTGGACGCGGTGGACGTCTCACCCAAACCGGGCTACGAGGTCATCGACTGGTACCTGGTGAAGAAAGAACTGAAGTAAGCCTATGGCATGCGTGAATCCGGATGGAACGCTGACCCCATCAGCGCTGACAGTACTGAAAGCAGTACAACAAGCCCCGCAAAAAGCCGAGGTGCTGGCTGAGTCAGTGGGCTTGCCCCTCTTCCGCGTGCGGAGCAGTCTGCGCGAACTGCGCGAAGCAGGACTTCTCAGCGAAACAGATGGAATGTACGCCATCACACCGCAGGGTGAAGAAGCCCTGAAAAAGCAAAGTTAACTCTCCCAAGCCAGAGGAAAATTGAGGGAGCCTGTTGAAAACGACAGGCTCCCTCTATCTAAGCCTTCTGCAGGACAATCCTGCCGGAATACGTTCTCACCCGAACCTGTCCCGAAGGGGACATACCCAGCGTTTTTCCTTCCGCCACCCGATATCCGCTCAGGGTCAACTGCATGGTACTATCCGTTGGCTCGACCTGCAAGATAAGGCTGTCTTCCGTCTCAAATACCCCGGTCACCTCGCCGGTAGAATCATCTACGCGCAAGCCGGGACGCACCTGCCAGTCCAGTGGCAGAATCAACCCGCGGCGGGCGGGCAGGCGCACAGGCTCACCACCAAACAATGGTTTCCCGCTCAAAGAGATTAACGCTTCCACCGGGTCATCCTGATAGTTATTCACGAAAAGGAACTTACCCTTCTCCCCTTCGCTGAGGCGCACATCCAGCCAGTCGCTCATCTCGAACAGCGGCGAGCACTCCATGCGCTGTGCCATGCGCTCAAAAACCGCCAGGTCTTCCAGCGTATTCGCCGCCAGCGCCGCACCCAGCATCATCACCCTGCCTTTGCCCAGCGAACGGACAAAGCCCACGATCTCCCCCTGAACCGTGTGGGCAAATACCTCATCGAAATCGCCTTCGAAACGCTCCACAAATGAAACCGGGATATCGAGCACATCCATAATGTGGATAGTCTCGCCGCGGAAAGGTTCAGCATCATGCACAGCACGGATCCCCAGGGCATCCTTCAAGACGGTGCAGGGATGATGCTGGAAATCTTCCTCGCACAGGCGCCCTGCCAGAATCAGCCTCCCCCCCTGCCGAACGTACTCCACCAGTTTGTGCTGAACGGGAACATCGCACTGTTTTTCCATCATCACCCACAGTGTAGGGGTGCGGGTGGCATCCAGCGGGGCGCGGCTGAGTTCCAGCGCATCGAAGGGACGATGCGTAAGCGCCAGACCGCGGGCAATAAAATCAAACAGTATCACCTCGCGCTGGTGAGTCAGCACATCCGTCTGCAGACGGGTGAAGGAATTGTTGACCTCGGTCATGAAATCATCCAGCACAAACCCGATAGTGGTCACCGTGCGGGGTTTTGCCAGCGTCAACGCCTCACCGTATGTCTGAAGCACCCGCGAAAGACGCGGATAACGGTGATAGTGGCGGCGCAGGGTGCCGTCCTTGCGCACCGGATGCCCCCAATCATGGCGCTTAACCGGGCTGAGGATGGGATGATTCTCCCCGTCAAAAAACAGATAATGGTTGATGGCGCGCATGCCCGTCGACACGCACAGGCGGGTGTGCAAATCGTAAAACGAAGTCTGCGCGCCGCCAAAGTCCTGATTCCCGCCCGCCTGAAACTCGATGGAGAAAAGAGGCTGTTCGGGATGGTGCAGGGCTCTGGTCATCTCGTTGACCAGTAGAAGTTGATGAAAGTTGCCCTCTCCAATCCCCAGAGGATAGACATCCGTGGCGCTGAGCATGCCGGGAATCTGCATCACTTCGGACAGTTGAGAAAGCCCGATGGGGAAAGTCTTTCCGCCATTGCCAAAGCCGTGAATGTTAATCACCGGCGGTACTTCCAAACCGAAAGAATGCGCGCAGTCCACCAGCCATTCGGCATACTGGCGCAAATATGTGCGGTAAAAGCGACGATACTCTTCTACCACCCACCCGCCATGTTCGACATCGGGGTTTTGTAACTGCCGGTGGAGAAATTCCTCCAGTCCATCCATGGGTGCGTTGTCCGGTAAGGTATCTTTCTCTCGCAGGTATGCCGCAAAACGCGCCAGTGTGTCGGGATGGGTATCCAGCAGATTGCGCACCCAGTGAATCATGCCCATTTCGTTGTCCAACTGCACCAGCAGGATTTTGCCCCCGCGGGTGACCTGACGCGGCACCAGCACCCCAAATACCGCGCGATACCACTCCCGCGCCCACGCGAGAAAATCCGGGTGCAGGTAACTGACGATGTTCTGCGGCTTGCCGTCCTGCCCAATTAAAGCCACCTGCGGAGAGCGCACAAAAACCCAGGGTGGGATCCCCTCGTTGATAGTCTCTGCCATGATGTACGGTCCCGGACGCGGGATGATCCACAGGCCCATCGAGGATGCCAGATCCAGGAAACCCTGCAGATTTCGCATGGGATGGGTGTGCCCGTCCAAATCCACCCACTCGGGCTCGGGCTGATGCCACAGCCAGGGAATGTAACTGGCAACGGCGTTGAAACCGGCTTGTTTCAGCAGGTTCAGGCGGTGTTCCCATTGATCGGGCGGTGTGCGGAAATAATGAAATTCCCCTGCCTGCAAAAGCAACGGTTTACCATCCAGCCAGAATTGTCCCTGCTTAACGGAAAATTGTGCCATGCTCCACCTCTCTTCGCGGCACAAAGCGTAAAATTTCCAATGCCGATTGAATCAGCGGACTGTGAGTATAAACGTCCCATATCAACCCGCTGAGGTAATTCTCAATCATGATCATCGAAAGCCCTTTGTTAAAGCCGTAGATATCCTTGCCATACCAGGGCGGAAGCACGTCCAGATTGTAGGCATCGAAAAAGCCATACCTGCCCCAGGTTTGCGGATGCTGATGGTAAAGGTACTCCGCCATTGACAGCACTTCCTCGGGGGCAAAGGGCAGAGATGCCAGCGCTCCGGCAATGGAAACTGTGCCGTCGTGCTCCGGCTCATACAAAGATGGCGCACTGCCATAGACACGATACCCGAAGGGACTATCTCCAGCGTTCAAGCCCCAGGAATTGGCATGATAGGTGCGGTAGCGCAACGCATGCTGCATGCAAAAGGCACGGTCGGCAAGGGTTGCCAGGCGGGTGTTTTCAAACCAGTCCACCCCATCGGGGTCAAGGTACGTACGCACATCCAGCCAGGCTTCGCTCAACTGATAACAGAAGAGATTGCCGCCGGGGTTGATGATGACAGGCTTACCCTGAAACTCGCCCATATCGCGGTTGAAGCCGGCATAAAGCGCCCGCGCCGTCTCCGGCGTGAGGTATGGCGCCGCCAGCAGGTACATCATCTTCTGTTCCGCCGCCATGTCCCACTGGTGAATGAATCCCGGATCGCCATGGACATAATCTCCATCGCGGTCGGGGTTATACGCCATACGGAACAGGGCCTTACCCTCTTTCTCAAAGACAATAAAATCCCAGTCCACACGGTTGAGCAATTCTTGTGCCACCTGCTGGATTTCTGCGTCTTGAAAATAGGCTGCGGCGGTTACCACACCGTTCAGACAAATGGCAGTATCAATGGTAGAGTATTCGCATTGATGAAGACGCTCAGCGGTTTCCATGTTCAGGAAATGGGCAAAAAAACCGCGATGATGCGGGACGTTTTCCAGCAGGGTGCGCAGGGTGCCACGGGTGATCTCCAGGGCGCGCGTGCGGGTCAGCCGATTGCGCTCATAGGCAATAACCCAGCCCGTCAAAGCAAACCCCACACTGGCAATCGACGAAGTATGAGGATCTTTTGTACTGTCCAGCGCCAGCCCAAATCCACGGCTGGCAGGATTCAAATTGGTGGTTTCCAGAAAAAAGTCAATCGAGCGATTCAGTTCCTGTTCGATGATCTGCTGTGCTTTCATGATGTTCCTGTTTAAGCCTTGATGAAGGGGAAATCAGCGAAGAACGGCGCACCACCAGACGGGTGGGCATACGCTGGCAGGTGATAGGCTTGCCTTCTTCGAGAAAATCAATTAACTGCCGCGCAGCGCGGATGCCCCACTGGTAGCGGGACATATTGACCGAGGAAAGCGGCGGGGTGAGCAATGGCGCGACAACAATATCATCAAAGCCCACCAATCCCACATCTTCGGGAATGCGCAAACCGTGTTCCTGGAAGGCTCTCATCAACCCGATAGCCATTTGATCGTTGGCGCAGAAGACGGCATCCGGCACATCCTGAGCCTGAATCATCTCCAAGCCGGCTTGATACCCGGATTTTTCGTTGAAATCCCCCTGATAAACGCGGTACTGCACGCCGTGCTTGTCGGCTTCCTCCATAAAGGTAAGCATACGTTCGCGGTTATCGAACGAATCGCCCGCGCCAGAGACAAAGTTCACCCGCCGCGCGCCCTGCTCCACCAGATGCGCCATCACCTGGCGAACACCGTTGACGTTATCCATCAACAGGGGGAAGAAATAATCCACCTTGAGGAAGCGATCCAGCGCCACAATAGGAAAACGTTGCGAAGCCAGACGGGTCAGAGTCTCGTTTGGGATGCGGGTATCGAAGACAATTGCCCCATCTACCTGGCGCTGAGTCAAAATTTTGCTGACCGCCCGACTGGATGGACAAACAATCAGGTCGTACTGCGTTTCCACCGCTACCGCATGAATACCATCCAGAATCTGCTCAAAGAACAGACCGCCAAACCCGGTGATGAAGACGCCGATGGTGTGGGTTTTGCGCTTCTTCAGATGACGGGCAAAGGCGTTGGGATGGTAATTCAATTCCTCTGCGGCTTTAAGCACCCGCTGACGGGTGGCATCGCTAATCGTTCCCGTATCGTTAAGCGCATAGGAAGCCGCGGCAATGCTTACCCCGGCATGCCGCGCCACATCTTTGATGGTCACACCGTCTTTTTTAGCCATGTTTGTTCAACTGCAGGCGCTCCAATCCTTTGAGAATGTTGGGATTCTGCATCATGACCCGCCAGACCATCTCATCTTCATAATTTGCCAGCATCAGCAGTGAGATGCCCTTATCAATGCCAATCACATCGCTGGCATACCATCTGGCAGTCAAATTATACGCATCTTTAAACCCGTATCGTCCCTTCAGGTTTTCCAGAGTGTAGTAATGAAGCATAGCGCGCAGAGAGTCCTCCGGCGTGAAGACGATTGAGCCAATGGCACCTGCAGGCGGAACGGTATCGTCCACATAATGGGCTTTGTTGTCGAAGCCTGACGGCGGAGCGCCGTACCTGCCTTCATATCCCTTGGGACCATCGCAGGCGGTCAA of Anaerolinea thermophila UNI-1 contains these proteins:
- a CDS encoding LacI family DNA-binding transcriptional regulator, with the protein product MAKKDGVTIKDVARHAGVSIAAASYALNDTGTISDATRQRVLKAAEELNYHPNAFARHLKKRKTHTIGVFITGFGGLFFEQILDGIHAVAVETQYDLIVCPSSRAVSKILTQRQVDGAIVFDTRIPNETLTRLASQRFPIVALDRFLKVDYFFPLLMDNVNGVRQVMAHLVEQGARRVNFVSGAGDSFDNRERMLTFMEEADKHGVQYRVYQGDFNEKSGYQAGLEMIQAQDVPDAVFCANDQMAIGLMRAFQEHGLRIPEDVGLVGFDDIVVAPLLTPPLSSVNMSRYQWGIRAARQLIDFLEEGKPITCQRMPTRLVVRRSSLISPSSRLKQEHHESTADHRTGTESLD